ACTGTCATATGGATCGCGATCCAACTGCTCAGAAAGTCTTTCTCGAACTCGCTCCATTTCCAGCAAATCAGCAATCTTCCGCGCCAGTTCAATTTCTTCATCTGCCCTTAGGAGACGGATTCTACCAATTTCCTGGAGATAAAGGCGAATCGAGTCTTCTGTGTATTGCTTCTTTTTGGTTTGCGTCCGCCGACGGGATTTACCAACTTTCCCAGACTTAGCGTCGTCCTCGTCAGGCTGAGCCTCTAAAAATTCATCATGGTCTTCAGAGTTTAAAGTGTGTAACTCCTCTTCTGCATCGATTAAGAGATCGAAATCGTTATCAGAATCAGATTGATGGATCGTTTCGAGTTCAGGCCGAGCAATTGTTTCGAGTAGTACGTTATTAGCCTGGTTCATGCCGCGTTCCTCATGCTCCTTGATTCAACAAACAATTAATTACTCAAGCAAAATTAATTTATCGCTCTTGATATGTAAGCCGCTGGCAAACTGTAAAAGAGCTTTCGTGGATCGGAAAGTCCTTGGTGAAGCCAAAAATAGGGCAATACGATTTGTACGTTGAGACACCCTTTATAGACTAATTGGTCTAGAGCGGACTTTACTTGGCTGGTAAAATCTAGCGATCAATAGAACGCTAATGGCTACTATTAATCATTAGGGTCTTAAAGATCCTTCCGATTGTAGCCTGTTTCACAAAAATTGCACGCATTTAATGTTCTAATCATCTATTCAGAAGGTAAGCAAAAGTTTAATGTTTTAGAGCGACAGGCATTAAGTGGAGTCTTAACCTTGATCTGTCTTCAAAAGTTGAGGAATTGAAACGGGGTTATCTTTGAGTTAAAAGAGCCAATTCCAGGTCATTTGGGGGACAGCTAGTTAACTAGCTCATTGCTAGTAAACAACTGCATTCGGCAAAATGCCTCTACTCAAACTTTAGACAAATAGCATAACAACCTCACTACTTGCTTTAGATTAATTTAAATTTAAGCATTTAGCCTTAATCACACGTTAACCGAGGTCTTGCTCAAATTTCAACCTATTTACCCTTGACAGATAGCGGAACTTTCCCCCGTCATTGTAATGAATTCAGCGGCTGTCTGACAGCTAGAAGGCTAAATTCACCAAACTCAAGGTGCTAGGAGGTTTTAATGAGCGGTAAACTTAGCTACACCGTGCCCCGTTTCCATAGAGTATCTATCGTTACAAAGTGATAACCTTGGTTCAGCAGATAGGGAACCAACTGGGCTGTTGTGGCAGCAACATCTTGCCCGCCGCAAGCTCCATCGTGTAGCACAATGAGAGAACCATTCTGAACCTGCTGTAGTACTCGCTGCACTACGACAGAGACTCCAGGTCGAACCCAGTCTTCTGGAACAACGCTCCACATTACAGGTCGATAATTCCATCGGTGTAATAAATCTAAGGTCTGGGGTGTAAATAAACCGTTGGGCGGTCGGACATCCCGGATGCTCGTAGGAGGCAGACAGCATGCTTGAGCGATCGCCGCTTGAGTGGCTTGTAAACTTTGCTCAAGTTCAGCGGTGGTGAGTAAGGGAAAAGAGCGATGATCGTATCCATGGATGCCAATCCAGTGCCCCCGCTCGTAAATAGTTTTGGCGATCGCAGGGGAGCGGTTGACGCAAACACCCAACCAAAAAAAACTAGCTGGGATAGAGTAGTGGTCTAACACTTCTAGCAGCTGGGGCGTATAAAGGGAGTGGGGTCCATCATCAAACGTCAAGGCGATCGCCTTTGAATTAGGATTACCCGCCCAAAGGCATCTGGGAAAGGATGGTTGAAGAATTCGGTACAGTATGGGTAAGAACGGAGCCAGCTGCATCTTTTGTGGGGAATATTCCTGCAATGAGTGCGAGTACAATGATGAATTCTAAATTTAACAATTTGCAGCGGGGTCAAGTTGCCTCGATTTTTAGTGGAATTTTGTTGATTGCCATCTCGCTTACCAGTTGCTCCAGCGTCACCACTACCCAGTATGAAGCAACAGCGAGAACCACTTACACTTGGCAAGTCAAATATTCTATCAACCCAACCAATGATAGATCGCCGCGCTTTGAAACTTTTGCCTCCACTTCTTTGGTCAATCGTAATGGTCAAAAGCCAGCAGGAGCCGTTAGAGGTCCAGATGACCGGGGGCTATGGTGGCCTGCACTACCGCCGCGACCTACCATCGATCAAGTAGAACAACGGCAGCGCCCTCAAGAACTGGCAACGACTCCTGAGCTGTTGAAATCTGAAGAGTACCAGCTTAGTTATCGAGAAGGCGATCAGCAAAGAACGCTGCCCACTAACTATCAGGTGTATAGGCAGGTGGTGAAGGCTTATCCGTCGCAGACACTGCGGCTAACTCTGGGAGTAAACAATAACTCAGTTGAGAAGGCAGAACCTGTAAAGTAGGGGATAGGGGTTAGGGATTAGAGGTTAGGAAAACCGGATGGATAAATCCAGGGGATTGAAAAAGAACTATATTCGACAATTGTTTGTTTCTTATCCATAGATAAATTCTAAGGGCTTGTGACCTTCATAGGAGCTAGGTTTTTTCTTCTTACCCTAACCCCTAACCCCTAATCCCTATCCCCTCATAGGAGAACCCAAAGGCTAGGAGAATCGACCACCATAGAAGAAATAGTCATGAGGTGTATCTATGTTTCAGCCACCTGGATTTGAACAGCAATCGGTGATAACTTCACTCGGCAGAATGGTTTACTACACTGCAACTGAGGCACCTTGGCGCAGAGAAGATACGACTAGTTCAGAAAATTTGGAAACATTAGTCTTTCTGCATGGCTTTGGTGGTGGTTCGTCTGCCTATGAATGGTCGAAGGTTTACCCCGCTTTTGCAGCAGAATATCGCATCGTAGCACCGGACTTGATCGGTTGGGGTCGCTCGGAGCATCCAGCAAGGAATTACAAAATCGAGGATTATCTGACTACGATTACAGAATTCCTTGAGCAGACGTGTAGTGGTCCGGTAACGGTGATTGCTTCTTCCCTGACTGCTGCTTTTACAATTCGAGCTGCGATCGCCCGTCCCGAATTATTCAAATCTCTGATTTTGACCACACCTGCCGGATTATCAGATTTTGGGGAAAATTACACCCGCAGCTTCTTTGCCCAAGTGATTAGCGTTCCCATTCTTGATCGAGTGCTCTACAGTACGGGTGTTGCCAACAGTAACGGCATTCGCACTTTCCTAGAGCAACGCCAATTTGCCCGTCCTAGCCGAGTTTACCAAGAGATTGTGGACGCTTACCTAGAATCTGCCCAGCAACCCAATGCTGAGTATGCAGCGCTTTCTTTTGTGCGCGGCGACTTGTGCTTTGATTTGTCGCTTTACATTTCTCAGTTGAAAATTCCCACCGCGATTATCTGGGGCAAAA
This window of the Chroococcidiopsis sp. CCMEE 29 genome carries:
- a CDS encoding alpha/beta hydrolase, producing MFQPPGFEQQSVITSLGRMVYYTATEAPWRREDTTSSENLETLVFLHGFGGGSSAYEWSKVYPAFAAEYRIVAPDLIGWGRSEHPARNYKIEDYLTTITEFLEQTCSGPVTVIASSLTAAFTIRAAIARPELFKSLILTTPAGLSDFGENYTRSFFAQVISVPILDRVLYSTGVANSNGIRTFLEQRQFARPSRVYQEIVDAYLESAQQPNAEYAALSFVRGDLCFDLSLYISQLKIPTAIIWGKKSQFTGPEIGQRFASMNPQAIKVFQQLEEVGLTPQLELPAVTIGLIRQFLPLLAESATAAAARGD
- a CDS encoding polysaccharide deacetylase family protein, whose protein sequence is MQLAPFLPILYRILQPSFPRCLWAGNPNSKAIALTFDDGPHSLYTPQLLEVLDHYSIPASFFWLGVCVNRSPAIAKTIYERGHWIGIHGYDHRSFPLLTTAELEQSLQATQAAIAQACCLPPTSIRDVRPPNGLFTPQTLDLLHRWNYRPVMWSVVPEDWVRPGVSVVVQRVLQQVQNGSLIVLHDGACGGQDVAATTAQLVPYLLNQGYHFVTIDTLWKRGTV